Below is a window of Gammaproteobacteria bacterium DNA.
CACGAACGCGAAACCGAGCCGAAAGCTGCGTTTGTTATTTTTCAAATAATATCTTTCACCGATATCGATTAACACACCCCTGTTGCGCAGGCGTTTACCGAGTTCAGTTGCGTCAAACCCCCTGGGGCCGGTCAGCCAGAATGACGTGCCGCCGCGGGTCGGCGTCCGCTCGAGCATGCTCAGGTGCCTGGCGATCGCGTCGTTCATGACATGCCATCGTCGCTTGTAGCGCCGTTCTATATTGCGCAGATGCGAATCGTAGTAGCCAAGTTGAAAAAACAGTGCGACCACTTCCTGAACAATCGTCGGCGCATGGCGCATGATCACGCCCCTGACGATCCGCGCTTGTCGGATAATGTCACGGTGCGCGACCATGAACCCGAGACGGATGCCGGGTGAAATGGTTTTTGACAGGCTGCCGATATAGATGACGCGATCGTTTTTATCCTGCGAGCGCAGGGACCGTGAGCGCGAATTGAAATAGTTCATCTCTGCTTCGTAGTCGTCTTCGATGACCAGGAAATCCTGCTTGGCCGCCGCGGCCAGTAACTGCTTGCGACGCGGCTGAGACATGGTCACCATGGTCGGGAACTGGTGGCTGGGCGTGGTAAAAACCAGCTGACATTCATCGGGTATTTTCTGGACGATCAGGCCTTCGTCGTCAATTGGCACACCGATAAGCCGATTGCCGGTAAGCTGAAGGGCATTGCGTCCATAGTGATAGCCGGGATCTTCGACAGCGATGGGTTTGTTTTTGTGGGCAAAGGTCGCGCCAATAATAAACAGTGCGTTTTGTGCGCCCAGGGTAATTAACACTTCGTCCTCGTTGGCATAAATCCCGCGTGAGCTCAACAAGCGCTGGCGCAACTGTCGGGACAACTGCTGACTGTCGCTCTCGACGGAATCGTCACGCCAGGTGGACGTTTTGGTGCTTTTCAGCGCGAGTCGCGTGCATTCTCGCCAGCTGTCGACAGGAAAAAGATCTGGATCAATCTGGTTGTAAATAAACGGATAGGGATAACTCGTCCAATCAAGAGGATTGTCAACGGGTTCCAGCCCAAATGAATCAAACGTAACGGGTGGTGGAGTATCAACGCGACTGGGTTTTTGATTTTGCCTTTCCGTTGTTTCTGCTGGAGAAAGAGCGATAGGGTTGACGAAGTATCCAGACCGGTCTCGTGCTACCAGCAACCCAAGATCAATTAATCGATTGTAAGCAGAAAATACTGTATTCCTCGATACCCCTAGCTGGTCTGCCAGTTCTCGACAGGAAGGTAAACGTTTATCCAGCGAAAGGGTTTGAGATGTGATGGCAGAGCTTACCAATTCACAAATTTGATCACGCAGTCCCAGGCTTGATTTCTCAGGTAATACGAAATGGGGCGTCGTAGAGTCCATGGTTAGTTCTGAAAATTTTATGCATTACGGATAAGGCATATGAAGAATCGTTAAATTTTAATTGTGGCACTTTTTACAAAATCTGTCCTCTGCATTCGTATCAACTGTCACTTTCCTTAAGATTGGCAATATGAAATATTGATTGAGATACCCCATTCACATCAATATTCTTTGGGAGGATAAGTCTGTGAAAATTAAATCTATCTTAAAGGTAGTGGCTTTAAGCTTGGCCATTACTTGCTTTGCACAGCCAGCAAGTGCGGAAAAAGTACTTAAGCTGGGAACAGTCGGCTTCGAAGGTATGCCTATCGGTGATGCGATTGCCCAGGCCTTGATTCCGACCCTGGAAGAAGTTTCAG
It encodes the following:
- a CDS encoding PLP-dependent aminotransferase family protein, whose translation is MSRQLRQRLLSSRGIYANEDEVLITLGAQNALFIIGATFAHKNKPIAVEDPGYHYGRNALQLTGNRLIGVPIDDEGLIVQKIPDECQLVFTTPSHQFPTMVTMSQPRRKQLLAAAAKQDFLVIEDDYEAEMNYFNSRSRSLRSQDKNDRVIYIGSLSKTISPGIRLGFMVAHRDIIRQARIVRGVIMRHAPTIVQEVVALFFQLGYYDSHLRNIERRYKRRWHVMNDAIARHLSMLERTPTRGGTSFWLTGPRGFDATELGKRLRNRGVLIDIGERYYLKNNKRSFRLGFAFV